From one Alphaproteobacteria bacterium genomic stretch:
- the ettA gene encoding energy-dependent translational throttle protein EttA, with amino-acid sequence MASYQYIYVMKDLTKTFPGGKTVLQNIWLSFLPGAKIGVLGLNGAGKSTLMKIMAGLDTEFNGEAWAADGVKVGYLEQEPHLDPAKDVMGNVMDGVAETMALMDRFNTVSARFGEDLTDDEMNDLIAEQAELQDKIDAINGWEVERKVEIAMDALRCPPGDSPVEKLSGGERRRVALCRLLLSEPDLLLLDEPTNHLDAESVAWLERFLEDYPGTVVAVTHDRYFLDNVAGWILELDRGRGLPFEGNYSSWLEQKQKRLEQEEKEESARQRTLKQELEWVRQSPRARQAKSKARLQAYEELLRQDDRKSLDKAQIVIPAGPRLGDTVIEADHLSKGFGDRLLIDDLSFKLPPGGIVGVIGPNGAGKTTLFRMLTGQETPDEGTLKVGDTVQLGYIDQSRDSLAANKTVWEEVSDGLDVIQLGKQQVPSRAYVGAFNFRGPDQQKRVGQLSGGERNRVHLAKMLKSGANVLLLDEPTNDLDVDTLRALEEALLEFAGCAVVISHDRWFLDRIATHILAFEGDSHVEWFEGNFADYEADKKRRLGKEADQPHRIKYKPLVRA; translated from the coding sequence ATGGCGTCGTACCAGTACATTTACGTGATGAAGGACCTGACCAAGACCTTCCCCGGCGGGAAAACGGTCTTGCAGAATATCTGGCTGTCCTTCCTGCCCGGTGCGAAAATCGGTGTGCTGGGCCTGAACGGCGCCGGCAAGTCGACGCTGATGAAAATCATGGCCGGCCTCGACACGGAGTTCAACGGCGAGGCCTGGGCCGCGGACGGGGTCAAGGTCGGCTATCTGGAGCAGGAACCCCATCTCGACCCCGCCAAGGACGTGATGGGCAATGTCATGGACGGCGTTGCCGAGACCATGGCGCTGATGGATCGGTTCAACACGGTGTCGGCCCGCTTCGGCGAGGACCTGACCGACGACGAGATGAACGATCTGATCGCCGAACAGGCGGAGTTGCAGGACAAGATCGACGCCATCAACGGCTGGGAGGTGGAGCGCAAGGTCGAGATCGCCATGGACGCGCTGCGCTGCCCGCCCGGCGACTCGCCCGTCGAGAAACTGTCCGGCGGCGAACGGCGCCGGGTGGCGCTCTGCCGCCTGCTGCTGTCGGAGCCGGACCTGTTGCTGCTCGACGAGCCCACCAACCATCTGGACGCGGAATCGGTGGCGTGGCTGGAACGCTTCCTGGAGGATTATCCCGGCACCGTCGTGGCCGTGACCCACGACCGCTATTTCCTCGACAATGTCGCCGGCTGGATCCTGGAACTGGACCGCGGCCGCGGTCTGCCGTTCGAGGGCAATTACTCGTCCTGGCTGGAGCAGAAGCAGAAGCGGCTGGAGCAGGAGGAGAAAGAGGAAAGTGCGCGCCAGCGCACCCTCAAGCAGGAGCTGGAATGGGTGCGGCAATCCCCCCGCGCCCGCCAGGCCAAGAGCAAGGCGCGCCTGCAGGCCTATGAGGAGTTGCTGCGCCAGGACGACCGCAAGTCGCTCGACAAGGCCCAGATCGTCATTCCGGCCGGCCCGCGCCTGGGCGATACGGTGATTGAGGCGGACCATCTGAGCAAGGGCTTCGGCGACCGGCTGCTGATCGACGATCTCTCGTTCAAGCTGCCGCCCGGCGGCATTGTCGGCGTCATCGGCCCGAACGGCGCCGGCAAGACCACGCTGTTCCGCATGCTGACCGGCCAGGAGACGCCGGACGAGGGTACGCTGAAGGTCGGCGACACCGTGCAACTCGGCTATATCGACCAGTCGCGCGACAGCCTCGCCGCCAACAAGACCGTGTGGGAGGAGGTCTCCGACGGTCTGGACGTGATCCAGCTCGGCAAGCAGCAGGTGCCGAGCCGCGCCTATGTCGGCGCCTTCAACTTCCGCGGCCCGGACCAGCAAAAGCGCGTCGGCCAGCTTTCCGGCGGTGAGCGCAACCGCGTGCATCTGGCCAAGATGCTGAAATCCGGCGCCAACGTCCTGCTGCTCGACGAACCGACCAACGACCTGGATGTCGATACGCTGCGGGCACTGGAAGAGGCGCTGCTGGAGTTTGCCGGCTGCGCCGTGGTCATCAGCCACGACCGCTGGTTCCTGGACCGGATCGCCACCCACATCCTGGCCTTCGAAGGCGACAGCCATGTGGAATGGTTCGAGGGCAATTTCGCCGACTACGAGGCGGACAAGAAGCGTCGCCTCGGCAAGGAGGCGGACCAGCCGCACCGCATCAAGTACAAGCCGCTGGTGCGGGCCTGA